One genomic segment of Arthrobacter sp. JZ12 includes these proteins:
- a CDS encoding CapA family protein — MLTGDLLLHEGLWEQAAYDGGGSLDFVPMLAAQEKFVDPADLAICHQETPLADPAGPFAGFPVFNAPPQVAEAVAALGYDACTTASNHTLDAGTIGVTRTLDTLDSAGLAHTGSYRTAEEAAQPLVLDTGEAHVAVVTGTFSLNGIAPEHPWQVDPLDPAAMIAKARQAREAGADVVLAAVHAGDEYVNYANAQQQEVAHALVDSGEFDLIYGHHSHSVLPIEKYNGVWIVYGLGNTIAAHLTPTILTPKA, encoded by the coding sequence GTGCTCACAGGTGATCTCCTGCTTCACGAGGGTCTCTGGGAGCAGGCAGCGTACGACGGCGGCGGGAGCCTCGACTTCGTCCCTATGCTCGCGGCTCAGGAAAAGTTTGTGGACCCGGCGGATCTGGCGATCTGCCACCAGGAGACGCCCCTTGCCGATCCTGCCGGTCCCTTTGCCGGGTTCCCGGTCTTCAACGCTCCGCCCCAGGTAGCCGAAGCAGTTGCGGCTCTTGGCTATGACGCCTGCACCACGGCGAGCAACCACACGCTGGATGCCGGAACAATCGGTGTCACCCGCACTCTCGACACCCTGGACAGTGCCGGCCTGGCGCACACCGGTTCCTACCGCACCGCGGAGGAAGCTGCACAGCCGCTCGTGCTGGACACCGGCGAGGCGCACGTCGCCGTAGTCACCGGGACCTTCTCACTCAACGGAATCGCTCCGGAGCATCCCTGGCAGGTCGACCCGCTGGACCCGGCGGCGATGATCGCGAAGGCAAGGCAGGCCCGTGAGGCGGGCGCCGACGTCGTACTGGCGGCCGTCCACGCGGGTGATGAGTATGTGAACTACGCCAACGCGCAGCAGCAGGAGGTTGCGCATGCGCTCGTGGACAGCGGCGAATTCGACCTCATCTACGGACACCACAGCCACTCGGTACTGCCGATCGAGAAGTACAACGGCGTCTGGATCGTCTACGGTCTGGGCAACACGATCGCGGCCCACCTGACGCCCACAATCCTGACACCGAAGGCCTGA
- a CDS encoding HIT domain-containing protein — protein MHNDVGAGELHREDGEITDGFELPGVPDAFQRLWTPHRLAYIKGGQGQFNKQEDCPFCAAPQRSDEESLIVHRGESAYVVLNLFPYNPGHLLVCPYRHVPDYTDITHQETVEIGQLTQAAMHALRSVARPTGFNLGMNQGVTGGAGIAAHLHQHVVPRWSGDGNFFPIIAQTKAITQTLDEVRTQLAAAWDEAAAAVAGSADSHAE, from the coding sequence ATGCACAACGACGTGGGCGCTGGAGAACTTCATCGCGAAGACGGGGAGATAACGGACGGCTTTGAGCTGCCCGGAGTTCCCGACGCGTTCCAGCGCCTGTGGACGCCGCACCGGTTGGCCTACATAAAGGGCGGGCAGGGGCAGTTCAACAAGCAGGAGGACTGCCCGTTCTGCGCCGCTCCCCAGCGTTCCGATGAGGAGTCCCTGATTGTGCACCGGGGGGAAAGCGCCTACGTCGTCCTGAATCTGTTCCCGTACAACCCCGGTCACCTGCTGGTGTGCCCATACCGTCACGTGCCGGACTACACCGACATCACCCACCAGGAGACGGTTGAGATCGGGCAGCTCACGCAGGCGGCCATGCACGCCCTGCGAAGCGTCGCCCGGCCCACCGGCTTCAACCTGGGCATGAACCAGGGCGTCACAGGGGGAGCGGGCATTGCGGCCCACCTTCACCAGCACGTGGTTCCGCGTTGGAGCGGCGACGGCAATTTCTTCCCCATCATTGCGCAGACCAAGGCCATCACGCAGACCCTCGACGAGGTACGGACGCAGCTTGCGGCGGCCTGGGATGAGGCTGCGGCGGCCGTAGCCGGATCGGCGGACAGCCATGCTGAATAG
- a CDS encoding GNAT family N-acetyltransferase → MGAAYSFFDSAADSGTLGGIFNMEVAAVHRRRGIGTALLAAATQCAADAGATELALNATPEGYELYSRRGFELIGRGSTWWLHLS, encoded by the coding sequence GTGGGCGCTGCCTACTCCTTCTTCGACAGTGCCGCAGATAGCGGCACCCTCGGTGGGATCTTCAATATGGAGGTTGCTGCCGTGCATCGGAGGCGGGGTATCGGTACAGCCCTGCTGGCCGCGGCGACACAGTGTGCCGCTGACGCAGGTGCCACCGAGCTTGCACTCAACGCCACTCCCGAGGGCTACGAACTGTACTCCCGTCGCGGGTTTGAGCTCATCGGCCGGGGCTCGACCTGGTGGCTCCACCTGAGCTAG
- a CDS encoding alcohol dehydrogenase catalytic domain-containing protein: protein MKAVVWHGEGDVRLDDVAEPTVKDPNDAIVRITRSAICGTDLHFVRGTMTGMREGTILGHEAVGVVEETGPGVRGFSAGDRVIVCSTMSCGVCPQCRQGHTAQCDVSNPNGPQAGTSFFGGPQATGPVHGLQAEYARVPFANNTLVPLPEQVSDDQAILLSDIFPTAWFGAELAGVRRGDTVAVFGAGIVGQLAVASAFRQGAARVWAIDGVETRLVAALEQNAEVIDFNREDPVEVLQEATLGGGVDAVIDAVGVDAQAPSSGPAAPSTDEREQFEQELSQVAPQTNVQGGNWVPGDAPSQAVQWAIQSVAKHGRMGIIGVYPPTMTSFPIGQAMNKNLTIRMGNCNHKSVTPPLVDLVATGAFDPTKFITQHEQVTAAIDAYRTFDRREEGWIKTVLDVQ, encoded by the coding sequence ATGAAGGCTGTTGTGTGGCATGGCGAGGGCGATGTTCGCCTCGACGACGTAGCGGAACCTACCGTCAAGGATCCCAATGATGCGATTGTCCGGATCACTCGCAGTGCAATCTGCGGTACCGACCTGCATTTTGTCCGGGGAACAATGACGGGAATGCGGGAAGGGACCATCCTGGGACATGAAGCAGTCGGGGTGGTTGAGGAGACCGGCCCCGGCGTGCGCGGCTTCAGCGCAGGCGACCGAGTAATCGTTTGCTCGACCATGTCCTGCGGAGTATGCCCGCAGTGTCGCCAGGGCCACACCGCGCAGTGCGATGTCTCGAACCCAAACGGTCCGCAGGCGGGAACGAGCTTCTTCGGCGGGCCTCAGGCTACGGGCCCCGTTCATGGACTGCAGGCCGAGTATGCCCGCGTGCCCTTCGCGAACAACACACTGGTGCCCCTGCCGGAACAGGTATCTGACGACCAAGCGATCCTGCTGTCCGACATCTTCCCCACGGCGTGGTTTGGAGCGGAACTTGCCGGCGTTCGGAGGGGAGACACAGTTGCCGTATTCGGTGCCGGAATCGTTGGTCAACTGGCCGTCGCCTCCGCTTTCCGTCAGGGCGCAGCACGCGTTTGGGCCATCGATGGCGTGGAAACAAGGTTGGTCGCCGCTTTGGAACAGAACGCCGAAGTCATTGACTTCAATCGGGAGGATCCGGTGGAAGTGCTGCAGGAGGCAACGCTAGGCGGCGGCGTGGACGCAGTCATCGACGCTGTGGGTGTCGACGCGCAGGCGCCGTCGTCCGGTCCGGCAGCCCCGTCCACTGATGAAAGGGAGCAATTCGAGCAGGAGCTCAGCCAGGTCGCTCCGCAAACCAACGTCCAGGGCGGTAACTGGGTGCCGGGAGACGCGCCCAGCCAGGCTGTCCAGTGGGCCATCCAATCGGTAGCGAAGCATGGTCGGATGGGCATCATCGGCGTTTACCCACCCACAATGACGAGCTTTCCAATTGGCCAGGCCATGAACAAGAACCTCACCATCCGGATGGGGAACTGCAACCACAAGTCAGTGACGCCGCCGCTGGTGGACCTCGTTGCTACCGGCGCGTTCGATCCCACCAAGTTCATCACCCAGCACGAGCAGGTGACCGCTGCAATCGACGCCTACCGTACCTTTGACCGGCGGGAAGAAGGCTGGATCAAGACCGTGCTGGACGTCCAGTAG
- a CDS encoding mycoredoxin, with protein sequence MDYTPAAGTITMFSTTWCGYCRRLKSQLDAQGIGYQEINIEEVEGTAELVASLNGGNQTVPTVIFPDGSSATNPSAAEVKARVGA encoded by the coding sequence GTGGACTACACACCAGCCGCCGGCACCATCACCATGTTCTCCACCACCTGGTGCGGATACTGCCGCAGGCTTAAGTCCCAGCTCGATGCCCAGGGCATCGGCTACCAGGAAATTAACATCGAAGAGGTCGAAGGAACGGCTGAACTGGTCGCGTCCCTGAACGGGGGCAACCAGACGGTGCCGACCGTCATCTTCCCCGACGGCAGCTCGGCGACCAACCCCTCGGCCGCTGAAGTGAAGGCTCGCGTAGGGGCTTGA
- a CDS encoding lipoate--protein ligase family protein, with amino-acid sequence MSTQAWSNGPLALVRDPSRGAAADLERGLELLRAAAAGELPPTLRLYRPSPTVAFGQRDARLPGFHAASEAARRHGFEPLIRKAGGRAAAYHPGCLIVDHIESHEDAIAGSRVRFGLLGEILAAALRKVGVDAAVGEIPGEYCPGEFSVHGNGAVQIKLVGTAQRVISGAWLFSSVVVVENSEPIRAVLEDTYAALGLSWDPATAGAADDLLPGLTVDEVSDAVVAVYDEAAR; translated from the coding sequence ATGAGCACGCAGGCCTGGTCGAACGGTCCGCTGGCGCTGGTGCGGGATCCGTCTAGGGGCGCCGCTGCCGACCTTGAGCGCGGGCTGGAGCTCCTCCGTGCCGCCGCCGCCGGAGAGCTTCCACCGACCCTTCGGCTCTATCGGCCAAGCCCCACAGTGGCTTTCGGGCAGCGGGACGCCCGGTTGCCCGGATTCCATGCGGCCAGTGAAGCTGCCCGCCGGCACGGCTTCGAACCGCTCATCCGCAAGGCCGGTGGAAGGGCGGCCGCCTACCACCCGGGATGCCTCATCGTGGACCACATCGAATCCCACGAGGACGCGATTGCCGGATCCCGCGTGCGTTTCGGCCTGCTGGGGGAAATCCTTGCGGCCGCGCTGCGGAAGGTGGGCGTGGACGCGGCGGTCGGCGAAATCCCGGGCGAGTACTGTCCCGGCGAGTTCAGCGTGCACGGAAACGGCGCTGTGCAGATCAAACTGGTGGGCACGGCCCAACGGGTCATCTCGGGGGCCTGGTTGTTCTCGTCCGTCGTCGTTGTCGAGAATTCGGAACCCATCCGCGCGGTACTCGAAGACACGTACGCCGCGCTCGGGCTGTCGTGGGATCCTGCCACGGCCGGCGCCGCCGACGATCTCCTTCCCGGGCTCACGGTGGACGAAGTGTCCGACGCGGTAGTCGCCGTGTACGACGAGGCGGCGCGCTAG
- the pdxS gene encoding pyridoxal 5'-phosphate synthase lyase subunit PdxS: MAEMLKGGVIMDVVTPEQARIAEDAGAVAVMALERVPADIRAQGGVSRMSDPDMIDGIIDAVSIPVMAKARIGHFVEAQVLQSLGVDYIDESEVLTPADFTNHIDKWKFTVPFVCGATNLGEALRRINEGAAMIRSKGEAGTGDVSNATMHMRKIRAEIAHLTSMPEDELYVAAKELQAPYELVKEVAAAGKLPVVLFTAGGIATPADAAMMMQLGADGVFVGSGIFKSGNPAERAAAIVKATTFHDDPDMIAKVSRGLGEAMVGINVDEIPQPHRLAERGW; encoded by the coding sequence ATGGCCGAAATGCTCAAGGGCGGCGTCATCATGGATGTTGTCACCCCGGAGCAGGCTCGCATCGCCGAGGACGCCGGCGCCGTCGCCGTGATGGCCCTCGAGCGCGTGCCCGCCGACATCCGCGCGCAGGGCGGCGTATCCCGTATGTCCGATCCGGACATGATCGACGGAATCATCGACGCCGTCTCCATCCCAGTGATGGCGAAGGCCCGCATCGGCCACTTTGTTGAGGCGCAGGTGCTGCAGTCCCTCGGCGTCGACTACATCGACGAATCCGAGGTTCTGACTCCGGCCGACTTCACCAACCACATCGACAAGTGGAAATTCACTGTCCCCTTCGTCTGCGGTGCCACCAACCTCGGTGAGGCGCTGCGGCGCATTAACGAGGGCGCGGCGATGATCCGCTCCAAGGGCGAGGCCGGCACCGGTGACGTCTCCAACGCGACAATGCACATGCGCAAGATCCGCGCCGAGATCGCCCACCTGACCTCCATGCCCGAGGACGAGCTGTATGTTGCCGCCAAAGAACTGCAGGCTCCCTACGAACTGGTCAAGGAAGTTGCCGCCGCCGGCAAGCTGCCGGTAGTGCTCTTCACGGCCGGTGGTATCGCAACTCCGGCTGATGCCGCCATGATGATGCAACTGGGCGCCGACGGTGTGTTCGTCGGATCCGGCATCTTCAAGTCCGGCAACCCGGCCGAGCGTGCCGCGGCCATCGTGAAGGCCACCACCTTCCACGACGATCCCGACATGATCGCCAAGGTCTCCCGCGGTCTGGGTGAAGCGATGGTCGGCATCAACGTCGACGAAATTCCGCAGCCTCACCGCCTCGCCGAGCGCGGCTGGTAG
- the pgsA gene encoding phosphatidylinositol phosphate synthase has protein sequence MLNRYARTFFTSLFTPLANILLKWGVSPDAVTVVGTVGVAGGALLFYPLGELFWGTLFITLFVFSDVLDGIMARIQGRSGSWGSFLDSTLDRMADGAVFAGVAIWFFQGGDNSAIAVSALACLVLGMIVSYARAKAESLGYSANVGIAERAERLVSVLVVTGLTGLGLPEGVLLAVLVLLALASVVTIIQRIMAVRVQAAAA, from the coding sequence ATGCTGAATAGGTATGCCCGGACATTCTTCACCTCCCTGTTCACCCCCCTTGCCAACATCCTGCTCAAGTGGGGTGTTTCGCCCGACGCGGTGACCGTCGTCGGGACCGTAGGCGTGGCCGGCGGGGCCCTTCTGTTCTACCCGCTCGGCGAACTGTTCTGGGGCACGCTGTTCATCACCCTTTTTGTGTTCTCGGACGTCCTCGACGGCATCATGGCGCGTATTCAGGGACGCAGCGGCTCCTGGGGCAGCTTCCTTGATTCGACCCTGGACAGGATGGCCGACGGCGCGGTGTTCGCCGGCGTCGCCATCTGGTTCTTCCAGGGCGGGGACAACAGCGCAATCGCCGTTTCCGCGCTGGCCTGCCTGGTGCTCGGCATGATTGTTTCCTATGCGCGTGCCAAGGCCGAGTCCCTCGGGTATTCCGCCAACGTGGGGATCGCCGAACGCGCCGAGCGGCTGGTCTCGGTGCTCGTCGTCACCGGCCTGACCGGGCTGGGGCTGCCGGAAGGTGTGCTGCTGGCTGTCCTCGTCCTGCTGGCCTTGGCAAGCGTCGTGACGATCATCCAGCGGATCATGGCTGTGAGGGTGCAGGCGGCCGCTGCCTGA
- the thrS gene encoding threonine--tRNA ligase yields MSAPPSITLIVNGEEQRVTTGTTGADLFAEQRDVVVVRVNGELWDLSRELEDGAAVESVTISSPDGLNVLRHSAAHVMAQAVQQLRPDATLGIGPYITDGFYFDFDVNDPFTPEDLKQLEKMMLKIVNANQLFQRRVVTEDEAREAMKDEPYKLELIGLKGGSGDITDDDGASVEVGAGELTIYDNVDRKSGDIVWKDLCRGPHLPNTKLISNAYALTRSAAAYWRGSEKNKQLQRIYGTAWPTKDDLKAYQERLAEAERRDHRKLGSELDLFSFPDELGSGLPVFHPKGGIIRKAMEDYSRQRHVEAGYEFVYTPHITKGHLYEVSGHLDWYRDGMFPPMHVDAELDDEGKVRKPGQDYYLKPMNCPMHNLIYRSRGRSYRELPLRLFEFGSVYRYEKSGVVHGLTRVRGMTQDDAHIYCTREQMKDELTTTLNFVLGLLKDYGLDDFYLELSTKDPEKYVGDDQTWEEATRTLAEVAEASGLDLVPDPGGAAFYGPKISVQARDAIGRTWQMSTIQLDFNLPERFQLEYQAADGSRQRPVMIHRALFGSIERFLGVLTEHYAGAFPAWLAPVQVLAIPVADAFNDYLYDVVDKLRAQGVRAEVDISSDRFPKKIRTASKEKVPFVLIAGGDDVDAGAVSFRFRDGSQDNQVPVEEAVKRIVEAVRNREQ; encoded by the coding sequence GTGTCAGCGCCCCCTTCCATCACCCTCATCGTCAACGGCGAAGAGCAGCGGGTGACCACCGGGACCACGGGTGCCGACCTCTTCGCCGAGCAGCGCGACGTCGTCGTAGTCCGGGTCAACGGCGAGCTGTGGGACCTCAGCCGTGAGCTCGAGGACGGCGCCGCCGTGGAGTCGGTGACCATCAGCTCCCCGGATGGGTTGAACGTCCTGCGGCACTCCGCCGCCCACGTCATGGCGCAGGCAGTGCAGCAGCTGCGTCCGGACGCCACCCTTGGCATCGGCCCGTACATCACGGACGGTTTCTACTTCGACTTCGACGTCAACGACCCGTTCACCCCCGAAGATCTGAAGCAGCTCGAGAAGATGATGCTGAAGATCGTCAACGCCAACCAGCTGTTCCAGCGCAGGGTAGTGACGGAAGACGAGGCCCGTGAGGCGATGAAGGACGAGCCCTACAAGCTGGAACTCATTGGCCTCAAGGGCGGTAGCGGAGACATCACCGACGACGACGGCGCCTCCGTGGAGGTCGGCGCGGGTGAGCTGACCATCTACGACAACGTTGACCGCAAGTCCGGAGACATTGTGTGGAAGGACCTGTGCCGCGGTCCGCACCTGCCCAACACCAAGCTCATCTCCAACGCCTACGCGCTCACGCGGTCGGCCGCTGCCTACTGGCGCGGCAGCGAGAAGAACAAGCAGCTGCAGCGTATCTACGGAACCGCGTGGCCCACCAAGGATGACCTGAAGGCATACCAGGAGCGGCTGGCGGAGGCCGAGCGCCGGGACCACCGCAAGCTTGGCAGCGAACTGGACCTGTTCTCCTTCCCGGACGAACTGGGCTCAGGCCTTCCCGTGTTCCATCCGAAGGGCGGCATCATCCGCAAGGCGATGGAGGACTACTCACGCCAGCGGCACGTCGAGGCCGGCTACGAGTTCGTCTACACGCCGCACATCACCAAGGGACACCTGTACGAGGTCTCAGGCCACCTGGACTGGTACCGCGACGGCATGTTCCCGCCGATGCACGTGGATGCCGAGCTCGACGACGAGGGCAAGGTCCGCAAGCCCGGCCAGGATTACTACCTGAAGCCGATGAACTGTCCCATGCACAACCTGATCTACCGGTCGCGGGGACGGTCCTACCGGGAACTGCCCCTGCGGCTTTTCGAGTTCGGCTCGGTGTACCGGTATGAGAAGTCGGGTGTGGTGCACGGCCTGACGCGTGTGCGCGGCATGACCCAGGACGACGCCCACATCTACTGCACCCGCGAACAGATGAAGGATGAGCTCACCACGACGCTCAACTTCGTCCTCGGGCTGCTGAAGGACTACGGGCTCGATGACTTCTACCTGGAACTGTCCACCAAGGACCCGGAGAAGTACGTCGGAGATGACCAGACCTGGGAGGAGGCAACCCGCACCCTGGCCGAGGTAGCGGAAGCCTCCGGGCTGGACCTGGTGCCTGATCCGGGCGGCGCCGCCTTCTATGGGCCGAAGATCTCGGTGCAGGCGCGCGACGCGATCGGCAGGACCTGGCAGATGTCCACCATCCAGTTGGACTTCAACCTGCCGGAGCGCTTCCAGCTTGAGTATCAGGCGGCAGACGGGTCCAGGCAGCGGCCGGTGATGATCCACCGCGCACTGTTCGGTTCCATCGAGCGGTTCCTCGGCGTTCTCACCGAGCACTACGCCGGAGCCTTCCCTGCTTGGCTGGCCCCCGTCCAGGTGCTTGCCATTCCGGTAGCCGACGCTTTCAACGACTACCTGTACGACGTCGTCGACAAGCTTCGTGCGCAGGGTGTCCGTGCCGAGGTGGACATCAGCTCTGACCGGTTCCCCAAGAAGATCCGTACGGCGAGCAAGGAGAAGGTTCCCTTCGTCCTGATCGCCGGAGGTGACGACGTCGACGCCGGTGCCGTGTCCTTCCGCTTCCGCGACGGCAGCCAGGACAACCAGGTGCCGGTTGAGGAAGCCGTGAAGCGAATTGTGGAAGCAGTTCGCAACAGGGAGCAGTAA
- a CDS encoding PIG-L deacetylase family protein, with translation MASSAARTLMLVVAHPDDDAYGLAGTVALHAADPRRHDWLDYDDGAVADVAFDELVARLAAIMREEVPDVVATFGPGGITGHPNHIAIGLGPWDPTRVYHMRSAGRDDRSGGRYFSVAHRIVAGLKEHRSQRHVIYELDRSDQQWERTVSRESMMIAWPPTKPRATLLTDVLEGL, from the coding sequence ATGGCTTCCAGCGCCGCCAGAACCCTCATGCTGGTAGTTGCCCATCCCGACGACGACGCCTATGGTCTCGCCGGCACCGTTGCCTTGCACGCGGCTGATCCCCGCAGGCATGACTGGCTTGATTACGACGACGGCGCGGTTGCGGACGTTGCCTTCGACGAGCTGGTCGCGAGGCTGGCTGCGATCATGCGCGAGGAGGTTCCCGACGTCGTCGCCACCTTCGGGCCGGGCGGCATCACCGGACATCCGAACCACATTGCTATCGGATTGGGTCCGTGGGATCCGACGCGCGTCTATCACATGAGGAGTGCCGGACGAGACGATCGGAGTGGAGGTAGATACTTCTCCGTGGCGCACCGCATTGTTGCCGGACTGAAGGAGCACCGCAGCCAGCGTCATGTGATCTATGAGCTGGACCGCTCGGACCAGCAGTGGGAGCGGACGGTGAGCCGGGAGAGCATGATGATCGCGTGGCCCCCGACGAAGCCGAGGGCCACGCTTCTCACCGATGTTCTCGAGGGACTATAG
- a CDS encoding S-(hydroxymethyl)mycothiol dehydrogenase: protein MAHSVKAVVVMEKDAPASVVTINVPDPGPGEALVDILTCGVCHTDLHYKQGGISNDYPFLLGHEATGVVSAVGPDVTNVVPGDRVILNWRAVCGQCRACERGEAQYCFNTANATQKMTLEDGTELSPALGIGAFAEKTLVAAGQCTKVDPSADPAAVGLLGCGIMAGIGAAINTGNVRRGDSVAVIGCGGVGIAAIAGAKLAGATRIIAVDIDSRKLDLALGLGATHAVNSKETDPVEEIRKLTDGFGANVVIDAVGRPETYKQAFYARDLAGTVVLVGVPTPEMTLELPLLDVFGRGGSLKSSWYGDCLPSRDFPMLVSHYQQGNLDLDAFVTERIKLDQVEEAFTKMHDGVVLRSVVEL, encoded by the coding sequence ATGGCACACAGCGTCAAGGCCGTCGTCGTTATGGAGAAGGACGCACCGGCGTCCGTAGTCACAATCAACGTTCCGGATCCGGGTCCGGGAGAGGCGCTGGTCGACATCCTGACCTGCGGCGTCTGCCACACGGATCTGCACTACAAGCAGGGCGGCATCAGCAATGACTACCCCTTCCTGCTGGGGCACGAGGCAACGGGCGTGGTCAGCGCTGTCGGCCCGGACGTCACCAACGTTGTACCCGGCGACCGGGTAATCCTCAACTGGCGCGCAGTCTGCGGCCAGTGCCGGGCCTGTGAACGCGGCGAAGCCCAGTACTGCTTCAATACGGCGAACGCCACCCAGAAGATGACCCTGGAAGATGGCACCGAGCTCTCACCCGCGCTCGGGATCGGCGCCTTCGCAGAGAAGACCCTGGTCGCGGCGGGACAGTGCACCAAGGTTGATCCTTCGGCCGATCCGGCCGCGGTGGGTCTCCTCGGCTGCGGGATCATGGCCGGCATCGGGGCGGCCATCAACACCGGAAACGTCCGCCGCGGTGACTCCGTGGCAGTCATCGGGTGCGGCGGTGTGGGCATCGCCGCCATCGCAGGAGCCAAGCTCGCGGGTGCAACCCGCATCATCGCCGTGGACATCGACAGCCGAAAGCTGGACCTAGCGCTGGGTCTCGGCGCCACTCACGCAGTGAACTCGAAGGAGACCGATCCGGTCGAGGAGATCCGGAAGCTTACCGACGGATTCGGCGCCAACGTGGTGATCGACGCCGTCGGGCGCCCGGAGACCTACAAGCAGGCGTTCTACGCACGGGACCTCGCCGGCACAGTGGTACTGGTGGGCGTGCCCACACCGGAGATGACGCTGGAACTGCCCCTCCTTGATGTGTTCGGCCGCGGCGGCTCGCTGAAGTCCTCCTGGTACGGCGACTGCCTGCCGTCAAGGGACTTTCCAATGCTGGTGAGCCACTACCAGCAGGGCAACCTGGACCTCGACGCCTTCGTGACGGAGCGCATCAAACTGGACCAGGTGGAAGAGGCATTTACGAAGATGCACGACGGCGTCGTGCTGCGTTCAGTGGTGGAGCTCTGA
- a CDS encoding MBL fold metallo-hydrolase has translation MGARIDHLVTSGTFSLDGGTWDVDNNVWIIGDETECIVIDAPHDANAIVEEINGRQVRAILLTHGHDDHIRAVGDLFDAVRAPIYLHPDDQMLWNAVYADAAPTRPIADGDTFTVGGVTLEAIHTPGHSPGSVCFYLPDAGVLFSGDTLFRGGPGATGRSYSDFPTIIESIRTRLLTLPPDTVVRTGHGDSTSIAEEAPHLEEWIARGH, from the coding sequence ATGGGCGCGCGGATCGACCACCTCGTCACTTCGGGAACGTTCTCGCTCGACGGCGGAACCTGGGACGTGGACAACAACGTCTGGATCATCGGCGACGAGACGGAGTGCATCGTCATCGACGCTCCCCACGATGCGAACGCCATCGTCGAGGAGATCAACGGCCGCCAGGTGCGGGCCATCCTCCTGACCCACGGGCATGATGACCACATCAGGGCCGTGGGTGACCTTTTCGACGCCGTCCGCGCGCCGATCTACCTTCACCCGGATGATCAGATGCTGTGGAACGCGGTCTACGCGGACGCCGCGCCCACGCGACCCATCGCGGACGGCGATACGTTCACGGTGGGCGGGGTAACGCTGGAAGCTATCCACACCCCGGGCCACTCCCCCGGTTCCGTGTGCTTCTACCTGCCCGACGCCGGCGTCCTTTTCAGTGGCGACACGTTGTTCCGCGGTGGTCCGGGAGCTACAGGCCGTTCCTACAGCGACTTCCCCACCATCATCGAGTCCATCCGGACCAGGCTGCTCACTCTGCCTCCGGACACGGTGGTGCGGACCGGCCACGGTGATTCAACCAGCATCGCGGAAGAAGCGCCGCACCTTGAGGAATGGATCGCCAGGGGTCACTGA